The genomic stretch TCTTCCGCTCCATCTTCCAACAAAACCCGAACATCGGCTTCGCGAACGCGGCCATCGTGGCAGTCCAACAATTCGTTGGCGACTCCACCCAATACCCAGGAGCACGGCCCCGCGATGAGGCCGCACTCGCGCAGGCAGAGGACGGCTCCATGGTGACCACCGGCGTCGTTAGCCCCGGCGACGTCGTCGACCTCCCCCTCGTCGGCATCCGGCAAGACGCCCTACCTTCTGAAGACGAGCAAACCCAAGCCCTCAGTGCCGACGCTGCCAGCGGGCAAATCGCCGGCACAGTCTGGCTCGACTTCAGCCGCGGCGGAGGCGGACAGCCCGGCGTCATCGACGACGGCGAAGCCGGACTCAACCACCTCGAAGTCGAGCTACTAGACGAAGCGGGCGACGTCGTCGCTGCCACCCACACCGACGATGCCGGACGATTCGTCTTCGACGACCTCAGCGACCAGCCCTACCAGCTCAAACTCACCGCCGCGAACTTCGCCGAAGCACCCGCCGGAATCGACTGGCTCGGCCCCTCGCTCATCACCCCGGTCATGATCGTGGCCTTCATCTGGATCTGGGCAGGCTTCGCGATGGTTATGATCGGCGCCGGCCTATCCGCCGTCGACCGCTCCCTCATGGAAGCCGCACGAGTCGACGGCGCGAACGAATGGCAGGTCTTCCGATACGTGACCGTCCCACAACTCTTGCCCACCGTCACCGTCGTGCTCGTCACACTCACCATTAACGTGCTCAAAATCTTCGACCTCGTCTACGTCATACCACCCGGACAATCGAAAGAAGCCGGCACCGTCGTCGCCGTCGAAATGTGGAAGAACTTCGGCAACATCAACTACGGAATCGGATCCGCACTCGCAATCCTCCTGGTCATCATGGTCCTCCCATTCATGGCCTGGCAGATCCGCAACTTCAGGAAGGGAGAGTAACGATGAAGAACACCCTGAGTGCCCGCATCAACCGAGTATTGGCGAACTCGACAGTCAACGTCGTGCTCCTGATCGTTGCCGCAATGTGGCTCCTTCCCACCGTCGGCCTGTTCTTCCAGTCCGTGCGATCACCCCAAGACAACGCGCAAACCGGCTGGTGGACAATCTTTGACAATTTCGAGCAGTGGACGTGGGGCAACTACCAATCCATCCTCGCCAACGAAACGATGATGGGCTCGCTGTGGAACACCGTCCTCATCGTCATTCCATCCACCTTCCTAGTTGTTTTCATTGGGGCCATGGCCGGCTATGCGCTCGCCTGGATCGACTTCCCGGGCCGCACCGCCGTCCTCACCATCATCGTGGGCCTCATGGCCGTGCCGTTGCAGGTCTCGTTCATTCCACTCGCCCAACTGTTTGGCGCGATGGGCATATTCGGCACGCGGTGGGCCGTCATCCTCTTCCACACGGCGTTCGGCCTGCCGTTCGCCGTCTTCCTCATGCGCAACTATTTCCGGCAAATCTCGCCCGAGCTCATGGAGGCCGCCCGGCTGGACGGCGCGGGTGAAATGCGGATTTTCCTGCGGATAGCACTCCCGCTGGGTGCGCCGGCGTTGGCGTCGCTGACTATCTTCCAGTTCCTGTGGTCGTGGAACGACATGCTGGTGGCCCTCATCTTCGCCGGACCTCAAGACAAACCGATCACCGTGGCGCTGTCTGAGCAGTTGCGACTGTTTTCGTCGAACATCGACATCCTCGCCGCCGGCGCCTTCCTGTCGATGATCATCCCGCTGCTCGTGTTCTTCGCCGGGCAAAAATACTTTGTCAACGCCCTCCTCCAAGGATCGACCAAGTAGCAAGTAGATTGCGTGAAAAGCCGCGACGTGCCACAATGGCACGGTGGCACACCTTTCGCGCCGTGATTAGCGGCGGCTGCCGTGTGTCAAGGAGAGTTGTCAGAGCGGCCGAATGAGGCGGTCTTGAAAACCGTTATACGGTGATCCCGTATCGGGGGTTCGAATCCCCCACTCTCCGCGGTTTGTGCGGTCGGTGGCGTTTGTCACCGATTGGCAACCGAGCCTGCCCATCCGTTATTCTGATGTGGCTTGGAGATGTGGCTGAGTGGTCGAAAGCGCTCCCCTGCTAAGGGAGTAGTCGCAAATACGCGGCTCGAGGGTTCAAATCCCTCCATCTCCGCAGGTCACCCCGCCGACTCGTTGAGTTGGCGGGGTTTTCGTTGGGTTGGTGCGGGTTTTCGCCGGTGGCCACTCTCCCGCCTATTCCCGTCTAGTCACGCCTATTGTCGTCCCTTAGGGGTACTCTAAAGACACCACCAAAAACCAGCGAAGGGGTACTCTCATGGCACGCGCACTATTCGGCTCCATCAGACGCACCAAATCCGGCAACTACATCGGCCGCTACCGCGTAGGCGGCAAGGACTACTACACCGCGACGATGCGCACCAAAACAGAAGTCCGCGACCTGCTCGCCCAAATCCGCACTGAGATGATTCAAGGCCAGTGGACGCCGCCACTACGCAAAACACGGCACACACCGACGTTTGCCACGTGGGCAGATGAGTGGATCACCGCGCAAGAAAAAGCCGGCCTATCGGTGAACACGATCCGCGCCTACACGTCGCTACTCGCCGTCCACATCACACCCATCGTCGGAGACCTCAAACTCGACGAGATCACCACCGAGCACGCCGAAATAGTCCACGCCACCGCCCTGGGCAAGGTCGCACCGATCACCGCCCGCAACGTGCTCTTATGCTTCTCATCGTGCATGAACGCCGCCGTCGATGCGCGGCTTGTCACCGAGAATCCGGTCAAGGTTAAGGGTGGGCTTAAGCGGCATAGGCCGATACGGCCGAAGATTGCGCTCGATGCCGACCAGGTCGACGACCTCATTACGGCCACTCCAGGGCAATGGCGGCTCGGAATCCTCCTGATGTCCTATGGCTGTCTACGCTATGGGGAATGCGCAGCCGTTAAGGTTGATGATCTTGATGTGGAGCGGTTGACTGTGCGCGTGGATGAATCAGTCAAGCGCGATAAGAATGGTGGTTTGTGTTTGGGGGTGCCGAAGTCAGAGGCTGCCTATCGGACTAATGCGCTGCCTGCCAGGCACGGGCAGATCGTCGAGGAACATTTGCGTCTGTTTGCGGAGCCGAATCCGCTTGACGTGGTGTTTTGGCATGAGGGGTTGACGTCCAACCGTAGGTGGAACGGGATCATTCGAGATGCGGCCGCTGCGGCGAAACTTCCAAGCGAGTTGCGTTGTCATGATCTGCGGCATACGGGGTTGACGTTGTATGGGCGTGCGGGTGCGACGTTGGCGGATTTGATGGAGCGGGCGGGTCATGCTGATGCGGATACGGTGATGGTGTATCAGCATTCGTCGGCGCAGCGGGATCGGGAGCTGATCGACAGGGTTTAGGCATAGAAATAGCGCCCCACCTGCCACCCAGACGGGTAGTAGGTGGGGCGCTTGCTTGTGATTCTCGACACCCTCCCACGCCGTGGTTGCAGTTCCGCAACTAGGTTGCTAAACTGAAACCACGAGATGAAAGGAGGGAACAGATGCCAAGTAAGGAAGTCAAGGAACTCGTGAAAAAGCTTGAATCACAGGGATTCACCTGCGAAACCACCCGCAAGAACCACATCAAGGTTCGCGCAAACGGCAAGCTCATCACAACGCTTCCTGCGACTCCATCGGACTACAGGGCTTTGAAGAACGCAATACGGCTTCTCGCCAAAGCAGGATTCAAGAACTGAAAGTCCCGGTGCCCCACCCACGTGGGGCACCACCCCCCTCCCCACTCTGGCACCTGAACTTCATCTCGTGAGAAAGGAGACACCATGCAGTACACCGCCACCGTCGACGTCGCTACCAACCTCGACGTTGACGACGCCCTCGACCGGCTCGCACCTTACCATGGCGCGATCGGTGAATCGAGGAACGGATACCGGGCGGTCTTTACCTACGAGGCCGATACCCTCAGTGAAGCAGTCGCTAGCGCGACTAGGATTGCTGAAACCATCGGCACCCCATACGCAATCGAGACCGCACCCACCGATCTTGTCGATTCAGATACGGCCTACGGAGACATCCCGCCTCTTGTTTCCGTCAGCGAAGCAGCCGAGCTTCTCGGGATCACAGCACAGGCAGTGAACAAGCGGCTGAACTCAGGTACGCTTCCCGGCAGGAAAGTCGGAAACACTTGGGTTATTCCGCTTCACTCTGTGCTGTAAATCCTGTATCCTGTAGTCAGGCATCCGAACACAAATTTCATCTCGTAAGAACTCCCCGCCACCGTGGCGGGGAGTTTCATATTCTCGGCGAGTAAGTCCCCCGGCTTACTCAGCGTAAACGTCCGGCGCATCCTCCGGCACCCTCGTAGGCCGATACACAGACGCCAACGCCGAAGCGTTCAACCCGAGCACCGCCGCAACCAGATTGAGAATCTGCGTGTCGAGCCCGTCAGCAATCACACCCAACGCCACTAGCAGGGCGATGAGCGCGACCGAGACGCCGTAAATCCACGAACGCACCCGAGGACTAAAAACCTGATCCATCATTATTTGCTCCTTTTCGTCGTCGCAAGCACCCGTTGGAGTGCTTTAATTGTTTCTTTTCCTGCCTTGCCATCGACCACGAAACCTTGATATTGCCCCAGCGATTGGAAGTACCGTTGGGTCTCGTAGATCGTCCAGTAGCCGAGCTGGCCGTCTAAAGCGAACCTGCTGGCTGGGTAGAAGCCACGCGAGCGCAACCATTTCTGCCAGCCAAGCCACGTATAGTGGCCGGTCTTGCCGTCGATGGCTCGCGAGTAGTAGCCGCGATCGCGTAAAAACCGCTGCAGCCCCTTGATCGTTTCCACGCCCGCGACGCCGTCGATCGCATACTCGTAATACGAAACCTTCCCGTCGCGGTTGAGATCACCGGGTGCGACCTGCGAAGGTGCGGGCGCTTTCGCTGGGATCACAGGCGCAGCACCCGGACGCACCCCATGCGACGCGAAATCAATACGCGGATTACGAGTCTTCCCTCGCTGGTCCCAGCACTCAAAATGCAGGTGCGGACCTGTCACGCGGCCGGTAGCACCCATCAGCCCGATCTGCTGACCGAGAGCTACTTTCTGGCCGACACGGACTTGGATAGCGCTGAGGTGGCCGTAATACTGCTTTTCGCCGTCGGGGTTGCGGATGAGGATCCCGTTGCCGGTGCGACCGGGCACGATGTTCCAGCCGGCTTTTTCGACTGTGCCAGCGTAGGCGGCGTGAACCGGGGTGCCGGTTTTGTTGGCGATGTCGATGCCGGCGTGCAGCATGCGCGGAATCCACCGGTTCAGGCGCGGCCGCCACCCATACTCGGACGACACCCGCCCCACGGCGGGACTAGACATTCTGACCATGATGTTTTCTCCTTGAGTCGGTTTTTGTTTGATGTATGGGCCGAGCACGCGCTCAGGATCGTCGTAGATGCCTGGGCAAGCCGTCGGCCGGTTAGAGACGTCCTTGTGGCCTTTGAGCGGTAGCCGCCCATATTTCGCATACAAACGGCTGATCAACTTGCCTGCTTCGTGCTTGTCGGCTTCGGTCGCATAAGGCGAAATCTCGATACCGATGCTCGTTAGGTTGGTGTCCCAGTTTCCGGCGTGCCAGGCCGTATCCTCATCGGCCACCATTTGGGTCACTCGGCCAGCCGACACCACATAGTGCGCGCTGTTGTTTCCGCCGCCGGTGCGGAACCAGGTGACGACGCCGTCGTGGGTTGGGTTGGTGGCTGGGTCACCCCACCAGTGAATAATGATCTGACTGATAGTTTTGCCTTGTCGGCCTTTCGTAAAGTGTTTTGCTTCTATGAACTCCACGGCGCTCGCCCCTTTCTAGGTTGGTTTGAAAAAGACCCCGCCGAATGAGCGGGGCTTAGTCTTTGTCATCACTGCTCGCTGCCGGGCACCTACCCACACGAGACTTCAAATGCCGCAACTCGCGATCAAAACGAGCATGATCCAACCTGGCTTGCTCGCCCAGCGCGTAGCGGTCGCGTTCTTCGTTGGCTAGCCTGTCGGAAGTGTCCTGAGTGATCGACACGAGCTGATCCAACGTTTTTTCGATCCGGCCAAGCCCCTCCGAGTTAGCCGTCACCGTCCGCTCCACAATCCCCAACCGGCTGGCAAGATCATCCACATCATCCCGTAATTTGGTTGAGTGGGCGTTGACTGTGGATTCTTCGATCCGCTGCACGCTTTTCACGATCGATACGCGCCGTTTGCGCCAGTCTAAGAATTTTTCTTTGGCCTGCGCCCAAAAGAATTGGGCTAGGAGTAGTAGGCCTAGCCCGATTCCGGCGACGATCTGGCCAATGGTTTCTGCCTGGTTGCCGTCCAAAAGCGTGCTCCTTTCCATCGTCTTGTTGTGAGTGGTGTAGGGAGCAGGCGTTTTTAGGCGGGGTCTGGTTCTCCGTCGAGTTTGGCGATTCGGCGTACTGCCCGGCGGATAAGCTGGTCTGAGATGATGTTTTCGTCCCAGCCGCGCCGGGAATGATACGGCTGCTCAGTTAGGCTTGTTTCCCACGCGTCGGCGATGGGTTTGTGTGCGGCGATGGCGAGCGCATGCTGGGTAGCGAACGCTTCTCCCCCGGCGGGTGCTGCTCCTAGTTGGGTGGCGCAGACGGCGATCCGGTTACGGAAATCAGTGTTGATTGCGCAGTCGTGTATTGACGAAAACGACATAATATTGTTCTCCTTTTTGTTAGTTTTTGACTAGTTGCCAGCGTGCCAGATGAGCCGCCGTCGTCGAAGCATTCCCGAACTGGACCAGACGGCAATAAACCCCACCATTAGAAACACCCGGACCGATATTCTGCAAAAACGTGAATCCGGTGCTGCCAGCCATGTGGAATTGGAAAGACCACCCGTCAGGCGGCATATAGGGTATGGGCATGTGCACGGTCGTCGCGTAAACGGGTGGTTGCTGAAACGCCCACGTGAACGCAGGGATCCGGATTGTGCCTGACGTGGCGTAGGCCGTACCGCCGATCACAATGCTGCCCGGATCAGGCGAACCCCTATACAATTTTCCGGCGATGGTCATTCGCCGGTGCAACATGTGCACCCGCACCCGATCCCCAACCGACACGGGCACCAAACAATCCGGAGTAGCCAGCAACGGCTCAGTGTCTCCGTCTAGGCGTACCCGTACTGGGTTGGTTTGGACGACGGTTGCCCACCGCCACGACTCCGGCACACTCGTCGGGCGCATCAAATCTGTCAGCGGATTATTATTCAACACTTTAGGCCACCTCCCGCGACGTCACACCCATCAACGCCGCCGACTCCAAGCTGATTTCGATTGTTTCGACGGTTTCCCGCCGCACACCGCCACCATCAGCCCTCGAAGTGATAATCGCATTCAACCCCAACTGACTAGGCAACATGCGCCGCGAAATCTTCCTACCCGACGTCCCCTCACCAGCCAAAAGTCTTTGCGCATGCTGGTCGAGCACCGCCTGCGACGCAGCCTCCACATTCTCCACCACCCGGGTCACCCACCGACCCTGAGCCTGAAAACTATGCGGGCTATCCGGGTCAGCGTTCATCACGTCGGCGATCATCGCCGGATTATCCCCCGTACTCTGCGACACACAAATAACCCGGTTATGCACAGGTCCCGGCAAGTCAAACCGCGTGTCAGCCACGTGCACTGCTGCATCTCCCGGTAGTGCTTGGTAGGCGACTGGGCGGGCTTGCGGCGCCACATACGGTTCAACCCGGAATTGGCCGTGATGGTCGGCCCAGAGCGCGAAATAGCCAGCATGCTCTAAAAGGTCGTTGATGATTCTGAGTTTGGTTTCGCCGGGCTCCCATACTAGGTCTGAGCTGGTGACGTCGTCTGTGGGTGTGAGGGCGGTGCCGACTTCGCCCGTGGATGCGATGATTTGGCCGACCGCGGTGACGATGTTTGTACCAGCCGGAACCGTAAATGACGTGGCGGTCGCGTCTTCTGCGACGACGGCCGTCCGGTCTAAAAGGTCGAGTTCGACCCGGTGCACTCCCGGCCTGGCGTCGACCGTGGTTTCGCGTACCAAATACACTCCATACGGCTCTGAGCGCACCACACCTTGGCTGGTTTGGGTGTGGCGGACCGGGCGCACCCGGAATTGTCCCCAGTCCACGCTCGGATCCTTGTCGAGCGTGAGCCTGCCTGCCCACCTGATCTGCGCATGAACATTCCCAGTCAGTGAGCCGGTGACGACGCCGTCGAGTCGACCAGCGACCGCACCATAGCCACCAACCAGATCGAAAGTCCACCAGTCCTGTAGCGCCATTCTCTTATCTCGCTTTCGTGTGCGTGAACCCGAGGTCGTAGCGGCCGGTCTGGGTACGGTTCACGGTCATGCCTGACACGGCGCCGACCGTTGGGGCTTGTTCTGGGTGGCGGACCATGACCAACCCCGGCTGGCATGCGAGCTGGCGGGCACGGTCAGCCTGCTCAACCACATCGCCGGGCTGGTCGTCGACGAGTGTGCCAGCGTATTTCGCGGTCTCCCGTGTCTGCGGGCCTGCCAACAACGTGGGCGTCGTGTGGCCTGCGAAGTAGACGAGTTCTTGGTGGGCGAGCCCGGGCGAATAGCCGACCTCCGGGTTATAAAGCACGCGTAGCGATTCAGTCCAACCGGTGCCCCAGTTGAGGTAGATCGCCTCGCCAAGCCGACCGGGTGGAGAAGCTGGCTGACTGTAGGCGGCCGCCCGCGTGGCCGCGAACGCTATTACGCGATATTCGACGGCCGTGTGTGTTGGTGGTACCGGGTCAGTCACTGTCCCGTTCAGTGGGACCCGTTCGGCGATGGTCTCCCACGTGCCGCCCGGAACCCGGCGTTGAACCTGATTGTCGACCGCGGCCACCACACCACCACTGGGATTGTCTACCTGCACTTGGACCGCGCCGGTTGCCTGAATCCACGCCACTGACACTGTTGGTTTCGCGGGCGCAGCGTACTCGATTTTCACCGTCCGGCTGGCTTCCCGGGATTCGACTTCCGCCTGAACCGTGGCCACGATGCGGAGTTGGCTGTTGTTGGGTAGGCCTGTGAGCGGCCACGTGTAGGGTGGCCGCCCATAACCCGACGTCGCATCATGCTCAACCCCGTCCACATAAGCGACCGCCCGCCACGAATGATCCTTATTCGTGTTGTTGGTGGTGATCCTTACTGTGGTGGT from Trueperella bialowiezensis encodes the following:
- a CDS encoding helix-turn-helix domain-containing protein encodes the protein MQYTATVDVATNLDVDDALDRLAPYHGAIGESRNGYRAVFTYEADTLSEAVASATRIAETIGTPYAIETAPTDLVDSDTAYGDIPPLVSVSEAAELLGITAQAVNKRLNSGTLPGRKVGNTWVIPLHSVL
- a CDS encoding peptidoglycan DD-metalloendopeptidase family protein; translated protein: MEFIEAKHFTKGRQGKTISQIIIHWWGDPATNPTHDGVVTWFRTGGGNNSAHYVVSAGRVTQMVADEDTAWHAGNWDTNLTSIGIEISPYATEADKHEAGKLISRLYAKYGRLPLKGHKDVSNRPTACPGIYDDPERVLGPYIKQKPTQGENIMVRMSSPAVGRVSSEYGWRPRLNRWIPRMLHAGIDIANKTGTPVHAAYAGTVEKAGWNIVPGRTGNGILIRNPDGEKQYYGHLSAIQVRVGQKVALGQQIGLMGATGRVTGPHLHFECWDQRGKTRNPRIDFASHGVRPGAAPVIPAKAPAPSQVAPGDLNRDGKVSYYEYAIDGVAGVETIKGLQRFLRDRGYYSRAIDGKTGHYTWLGWQKWLRSRGFYPASRFALDGQLGYWTIYETQRYFQSLGQYQGFVVDGKAGKETIKALQRVLATTKRSK
- a CDS encoding ABC transporter permease, whose product is MSTTVNHDSAALPADHDSAPGQTGKPGTAGKSGEPGKSGKKINPALWWFLGPAAVILIVMIIYPAGYSVVRSLFDDAGNFVGFDNYVRMFSLSSTKQSLQNNLIWVLAAPLITTVLGLILAVLMDKIKWKTAFRLIIFMPMAISMLAAGIIFRSIFQQNPNIGFANAAIVAVQQFVGDSTQYPGARPRDEAALAQAEDGSMVTTGVVSPGDVVDLPLVGIRQDALPSEDEQTQALSADAASGQIAGTVWLDFSRGGGGQPGVIDDGEAGLNHLEVELLDEAGDVVAATHTDDAGRFVFDDLSDQPYQLKLTAANFAEAPAGIDWLGPSLITPVMIVAFIWIWAGFAMVMIGAGLSAVDRSLMEAARVDGANEWQVFRYVTVPQLLPTVTVVLVTLTINVLKIFDLVYVIPPGQSKEAGTVVAVEMWKNFGNINYGIGSALAILLVIMVLPFMAWQIRNFRKGE
- a CDS encoding tyrosine-type recombinase/integrase encodes the protein MARALFGSIRRTKSGNYIGRYRVGGKDYYTATMRTKTEVRDLLAQIRTEMIQGQWTPPLRKTRHTPTFATWADEWITAQEKAGLSVNTIRAYTSLLAVHITPIVGDLKLDEITTEHAEIVHATALGKVAPITARNVLLCFSSCMNAAVDARLVTENPVKVKGGLKRHRPIRPKIALDADQVDDLITATPGQWRLGILLMSYGCLRYGECAAVKVDDLDVERLTVRVDESVKRDKNGGLCLGVPKSEAAYRTNALPARHGQIVEEHLRLFAEPNPLDVVFWHEGLTSNRRWNGIIRDAAAAAKLPSELRCHDLRHTGLTLYGRAGATLADLMERAGHADADTVMVYQHSSAQRDRELIDRV
- a CDS encoding carbohydrate ABC transporter permease, yielding MKNTLSARINRVLANSTVNVVLLIVAAMWLLPTVGLFFQSVRSPQDNAQTGWWTIFDNFEQWTWGNYQSILANETMMGSLWNTVLIVIPSTFLVVFIGAMAGYALAWIDFPGRTAVLTIIVGLMAVPLQVSFIPLAQLFGAMGIFGTRWAVILFHTAFGLPFAVFLMRNYFRQISPELMEAARLDGAGEMRIFLRIALPLGAPALASLTIFQFLWSWNDMLVALIFAGPQDKPITVALSEQLRLFSSNIDILAAGAFLSMIIPLLVFFAGQKYFVNALLQGSTK
- a CDS encoding phage holin, producing the protein MMDQVFSPRVRSWIYGVSVALIALLVALGVIADGLDTQILNLVAAVLGLNASALASVYRPTRVPEDAPDVYAE